One Brachyspira suanatina DNA segment encodes these proteins:
- a CDS encoding pyridoxamine kinase, with protein MNNNFNVLLLNDLCSYGKASLTVNIPVLSHFGIKVSPLVSVILSNHTAFESFCAFDLTEQLEKIVEELKIRKPTFDAFYVGWIASGKQPSIVVDIIKHFDIGTVLIDPILGDNGKLYPSMSDEHVNAMNELIKYANIATPNITELAILLGKDPSLKYNEEEVKDMARELSEMGPKTVIVTSVSKDENIGCLCYKDNNIITSYYPKINISIPGTGDAFGSSLLGYILKGDTIETALKKSTKFIYDCVEASIKENDDRVYGIAIEKRLNLL; from the coding sequence ATGAATAATAATTTCAATGTACTACTTCTAAACGATTTATGCTCTTATGGTAAGGCATCTTTAACAGTTAATATACCTGTATTATCGCATTTTGGTATAAAAGTTTCGCCTCTTGTTAGTGTTATACTTTCAAATCATACTGCTTTTGAATCTTTTTGTGCATTCGATTTGACAGAGCAATTAGAAAAAATTGTAGAGGAACTAAAAATAAGAAAACCTACTTTTGATGCTTTTTATGTAGGATGGATAGCATCTGGTAAACAGCCATCCATTGTTGTAGATATAATAAAGCACTTTGATATAGGTACTGTCTTAATAGATCCTATACTTGGTGATAATGGTAAGCTATACCCTTCTATGTCCGATGAACATGTAAATGCTATGAATGAATTAATAAAATATGCCAATATAGCAACTCCTAATATCACAGAATTAGCTATACTATTAGGAAAAGATCCTTCTCTAAAATACAATGAAGAAGAAGTTAAGGATATGGCTAGAGAGCTCTCTGAAATGGGGCCTAAAACAGTAATAGTTACAAGCGTTTCAAAAGATGAAAATATAGGATGCTTATGTTATAAAGATAACAATATAATAACAAGCTATTATCCTAAAATTAATATAAGCATACCTGGTACAGGAGATGCTTTTGGTTCTTCTTTATTAGGATATATATTAAAAGGCGATACTATAGAAACAGCTCTAAAAAAATCTACAAAGTTTATATATGATTGTGTTGAAGCATCTATAAAAGAAAATGATGATAGAGTTTATGGAATAGCTATAGAAAAAAGGCTTAATTTACTTTAA